The SAR202 cluster bacterium region AACGTCCGCCGTAACAGCCGCGCCTATTAACGGGACCTTGACCACTGAGAGTACGTTGCGCGCGCTTGCCTTGCGCCAAGGCAGCAGGGGACCGACGCCCATAAGGAAGACGATCACAAGGAGCAGAGGACCGTTGATGCGGTCAAAGAAGGGCTGACCGACTGTAATCGTGACGTCCTGCGCTGCGCGCGAAAAGACTGGGTAGATGGTCCCCCACAGCGTGATGAACGCGACGGCCAGGAACAGCACGTTCTGTGCAAGGAAAGCGCTCTCGCGGGATAGCCAGGAGTCCAGCTTTTCGCGGCTGCGCAGTGTGTTCATACGCCAGGCGAAGGCAGCGAGGGAGGCCACGAGGGTGAACCCCATAAAGAAGAGGAACAGCCAACCCATCGTGGACTGCGCGAACGAATGCACAGACGGGACCGGACCGCCGCGGTTGATGAACATGCCCATCTCCGCAAGCGTGAAGGCGATCGCGACTATTACGATGTTCCACATACGGAACATCCCGCGCCGCTTCTGGACCATGATCGAGTGGACGAAGGCCGTCATTGCGAGCCAGGGCATCAGCGCGGAGTTCTCAACGGGATCCCACGCCCAGTAGCCACCCCACCCGAGGATCGTGTACGCCCACCAGCTTCCAAGCAACAGGCCAATTGTGAGGAGAAGCCATGACAGCATGCCCCATAGGCGGCCCTGGTCCACCCACTCGTCCCGCCCTCCCCTTCCCGCCAGCAGGGCGCCGATGGCGATGCTGAACGGAATGGCGACCGAGATAAGGCCCATCATCTGCACGGGCGGATGTATGAACATGCCGAAGTGGATCAGAAGCGGGTTTATCCCCTGCCCGTCGAACGGCATTGAATCCAACCGGTCGAGGGGGTTAGCAAGGAAGACGATCACGAACATGAAGAAGGTCAGGACACCGGCCATGACCGAGGTGGCATACGGCGTTGTGTACGGCAGCTTGCGGCCCATGCCCAGCACCGCCGCGACAGTCAGAATCGAAAAGACCAGTGCGATGAACAGCAGTGAGCCCTGGTTGCCGGCGTAAAATGCGACCCATGTGTAACTCGCCGGCATGGCAAGGTTACTGTTATCTGCAACATACGCCACGGAAAAATCGTGGTTGACGAATGCATACACAAGCGCGATGGTAGCAACCAGGAGCAGGACAGGGACTGTCATGAGGCCGTATCGAGCGCTCAACACCATGGCCGGAATTCGCTGCCAGGCCCCGACAAAAGAGGCGACGGCGACGTATCCAATGGTCAGAAGTGCAATCGCGAGTGCAACATAACCGGCGTCAACGATCACTTTTTGCCCTCGTTACTCTCAATTGCTGCTTCGATACGGCGGATATAACGTTCCTTCTCGTCCTCGGCGAGCCGCACTTGCGAGGTGGGGCCCGCCGTAGCGGAGGCGTACTTCGGCCGCGTCATGCCTCGAACTACGATAACTACGATGATGACCGCCAGCGCCACGGCGACGACGGGGACTACCCAGACAAGAAGGCTCAGCCCGCTCCGGGGCGGCTCGAGGAGCACGCTGGGACCATATCGCTCAACGAAAAAGCTCTTGATATCAGAGTCAGTGCGACCCTGCCCCACTTGCTCGCGCACCAGGTCCCGCATCTGCAAGGATAGGGGGTGCTGCGACTGGTCGATGGATTCCCCCGGGCAGACGGGGCACATGATTCCTTTGCTCAGGTCCTGCACCCGCTGCTCCTGAGGCGGCACGTCCGAGCCGGTGTTGCAGCCGGCGAAGACCAGCGCCACAAGGACCATCGCCGCGATAGCCATTGCGTGCAGATAACGGCCCTGTGGGGCGGTCGTGATTTTATTCACCATACCGTAGTTAAGGGTAACACAAAACAGATTCTGGTATAATTTGGCCGTATTGGGCTTGTGAGGCGACTCATAGGCCTGCCAGTATAAGGAGAACCGCATGACTGTCCTGTACATTGCCTCGAACGAACGAGGCGCAGGCAAAACGGCGCTGGCCGCGACGCTGGCGGCGGAGCTTGGGGACAAGGGCGCGAAAGTCGCGACCGTCAGAGCGGCAGTCGAGCAGGACCTGAAGAGCGCCGTGGCTCGCGAAAAGTCGACGGCCGACGTCGTGATCGTCGAAGGTGGCGAGGACGCCCAGTCGACGGCAAAGGCGGCGGCGGCGGTCGACGCCAGGGTCCTTCTGGTCGTCAGGGCGAGACCGGAGATGGATGCATCTACACTCGTCCCATGGAAGACCGCGCTCGGCGGGCGCCTTGGAGGCAGCGTAGTCAACGGCGTGCTCAAGTACCAGGGCTCGGATGCGTCCGGCCGACTGGTCCCGGCAATGCGGGCCGCGGGGCTGAATCCCCTGGGCGCGGTGCCCGAAGACCGCAGGCTCCTTGCAGTGACCGTTGCGGAATCCGCGGCACACTTCGAGGGACAGTTCCTGCTGGGCGAAGAGTGGGCCGGCGACAGGCTCGTCGAGCACTTCATGGTCGGCGGAATGGGCCTCGACTGGGGTGTGCTCTACTTCGGCATCCGCGAGAACAAGGCCGTCATCGTCCGAGGCGACAGGCCGGACGTGCAGATGGCTGCCCTGGCGACGCCAACTTCGTGCCTCATAGCTACAAATGCGCTGAAACCGCTCGACTACGTCATGAACGAGGCAGATGCGACCGAGACTCCGGTGTTCGTCGTAGAGACCGACACTAAAGAGACAATGGCGGCCGTCGGCGGGCTGCTGCAAAAGGCGCATTTCGGCCACCCGAGGAAGATTCAGCGCTACAGGGAGTTACTGAAGCAGCACGTCGAGCTCACCTCGGTCCTGCGAGACATTAAGGTAGCTGCGTAGACTGAAGACGCAAAACTCCAATCTGGACAGCCCCAGGCTTGCGGCCTGGGGCTTTATTTTGTTCGAGGTGGGCCAATAACAGCCTGATTGTGGAAGGGAGAAATCTTTGGACTCAAGGTCTCTACGGGTTAGCATGAATTGCTTAAAACCACTGGTGTAATAGGCGCCTTTCCTGTATAATCAAGTTTTGTCAAAAAATCCAAAACGGAGGGTGGGTGAGATTGAACGCACTTGGGACACATCTTCTGCTTGAGCTCAGAAGCTGTGATGCTCAGTTGCTAGACAACTACGAGTTCATCAAGCAAGCAATGCTCGAAGCCGCACTGAAGGCCGGGGCCACGATAATTGGCCAGACATTCCACAAGTTTCATCCGATCGGCGTGACGGGCGTGGTTGCGATCTCCGAATCGCACATGTCCATTCACACGTGGCCGGAATACGGCTACGCAGCCGTCGACGTGTTCACTTGCGGGGAGGCATTCAACCCGCACGTAGCGGCGCAGATACTCGTCGAAAGGCTTCAGTGCAAGCTGCCGTCAACCACGGAGGTCAAGCGCGGGATAGGCGTGGCCTCCACACTGGCGATGGCTGCCGCCTCATGAGCTTCAAAAGAGAATTCCCTACCTACTCGCCTGACGGCAAGTGGTACTACGAATACATCACGCCGGACTTTATGATGGTCCTGCGCGTGAAGAACAAGGTCTTCGAGGGCCAGTCGAAGTTCCAGCAGGTCATTGTGCACGACACGGCCGCCTTCGGGCGGACGCTCGTGCTGGACGGCAAGACGCAGTCATCAGAGTCCGACGAGTACGTCTACCATGAGGCGCTTGTGCAGCCGTGCCTCATTGCGCATCCCAACCCCAAGAAGGTCTTCGTCGCCGGCGGCGGCGAGGGCTCGACCATTCGGGAGGCGCTCGCCCACAAGGGCGTCGAAAAGGTGGTTATGGCGGACATCGACGACCTCGCGGTCGAGATGTGCAAGAAGAACCTGCCCAATCACCATCGCGGCTCGTTCGACGATCCGCGCCTTGAGCTGGTCATAGGGGACGCGCTGGCGTATCTGGAGCAGACCAAAGAGCGGTTCGACGTGGCGATAATCGACATCCCGGACCCCCTCGAAGAGGGGCCGGCGTACCTGCTGTTCACGCAGGAGTTCTACAGGCTGGTCAAGAGCCGCCTGACCCCGAACGGCATGGTGGTGGCGCAGTCCGGCCCCACCGG contains the following coding sequences:
- the speE gene encoding polyamine aminopropyltransferase — translated: MSFKREFPTYSPDGKWYYEYITPDFMMVLRVKNKVFEGQSKFQQVIVHDTAAFGRTLVLDGKTQSSESDEYVYHEALVQPCLIAHPNPKKVFVAGGGEGSTIREALAHKGVEKVVMADIDDLAVEMCKKNLPNHHRGSFDDPRLELVIGDALAYLEQTKERFDVAIIDIPDPLEEGPAYLLFTQEFYRLVKSRLTPNGMVVAQSGPTGPIVNQTCFSVVFNTMKTVFPNVVGYEAFVQAFCGSWGFISASVGNDLLKITPQEVDKRIAERLGPDKLKFYDGITHTGMFGLPKYLRKSVADEKRVITKDKPLYVV
- the speD gene encoding adenosylmethionine decarboxylase gives rise to the protein MNALGTHLLLELRSCDAQLLDNYEFIKQAMLEAALKAGATIIGQTFHKFHPIGVTGVVAISESHMSIHTWPEYGYAAVDVFTCGEAFNPHVAAQILVERLQCKLPSTTEVKRGIGVASTLAMAAAS
- a CDS encoding heme lyase CcmF/NrfE family subunit, with the translated sequence MIVDAGYVALAIALLTIGYVAVASFVGAWQRIPAMVLSARYGLMTVPVLLLVATIALVYAFVNHDFSVAYVADNSNLAMPASYTWVAFYAGNQGSLLFIALVFSILTVAAVLGMGRKLPYTTPYATSVMAGVLTFFMFVIVFLANPLDRLDSMPFDGQGINPLLIHFGMFIHPPVQMMGLISVAIPFSIAIGALLAGRGGRDEWVDQGRLWGMLSWLLLTIGLLLGSWWAYTILGWGGYWAWDPVENSALMPWLAMTAFVHSIMVQKRRGMFRMWNIVIVAIAFTLAEMGMFINRGGPVPSVHSFAQSTMGWLFLFFMGFTLVASLAAFAWRMNTLRSREKLDSWLSRESAFLAQNVLFLAVAFITLWGTIYPVFSRAAQDVTITVGQPFFDRINGPLLLVIVFLMGVGPLLPWRKASARNVLSVVKVPLIGAAVTADVVAAAGVRQPVAVVAVAVCAIAIIGIVHEWVRGTRSRHSKGESYPVAFGRLLMANRPRYGGYIVHLAITMLAIGAIGSSFYEVQRDFNLKPGETASLADYTLQYTNTTSQRFSDREEVTAHFTVRRGDESLGAMETTRSFYSNFNVSATRAAIRSTLVEDLYIVPSEFGDDGSAVIRVLVSPLVWWMWAAGPLFVFGTLLALSPRRQPAYAAIRVPRGSRPAQA